CTGGAATCCCATCGTGCGGGCGCCCTGGAGCAGCAACTACACCACCAACATCAACGTCCAGATGAACTACTGGCTGGTCGATAGCGCCAACCTGGGCGAACTGTTCGCGCCGATGGACGACCTGATACGCAACCTGGCCGTCACCGGCGCGGAAACGGCCGCCTCGTACTACCGCGCGCCCGGCTGGGCCGTGCACCACAATTCCGACATCTGGGCCAGCAGCAATCCGGTCGGCGACTTCGGCAAGGGCGATCCCAAGTGGGCCAACTGGTACATGGGCAGCGCCTGGCTCACCCGTCACCTGTGGGAACACTACCGGTTCACCGGCGACCGCGATTACCTGCGCAGCGCCTACCCGGTCATGAAAGGCGCGGCGCAGTTCATGCTGGCCTGGCTGCAGCCCAACGCCCAGGGGCAACTGGTGACCTCTCCTTCCACCTCGCCGGAAAACGCCTTTTATTATGGCGACCGCCAGACCGGCGTGGTGAGCGTGGCGTCCACCATGGACATCGCCATCGCCCGTGACTTGTTCCGCAACCTCGAGGCGGCGGGCAAGGAATTGAACATCGATGCGCCGTTCCGCCGCCAGGTGCGCGCGGCCAACGACAAGCTGCTGCCGTTCCAGGTGGGCGCGCGCGGCCAGTTGCAGGAATGGTCGAAAGACTTCAAGGAAGTCGAACCGCACCATCGCCACGTGTCGCACCTGTACGCGCTGCATCCGGCGCGCGACATCTCGCCGCTTGCCACACCCAGGCTGGCCGACGCTGCGCGCCGCACGCTGGAACTGCGCGGCGACGACGGCACCGGCTGGGCGCTGGCATGGAAGGTCAATATGTGGGCGCGCCTGCTCGATGGCGACCACGCCTACACGCTGTTTCGCAACCTGCTGCGCCTGACCAAACCGGGCGACAAGCACGGCGGCGCCTACGCCAACCTGTTCGACGCCCATCCGCCGTTCCAGATCGACGGCAATTTCGCCGGCACCGCCGGCGTGATCGAGATGCTGTTGCAAAGCCAGAACGGCGAACTGCACCTGCTGCCGGCGCTGCCGGCCGCCTGGCGCGATGGTGAAGTCAAGGGACTGGTCGGGCGCGGCAACTTCGTGGTCGATATCGACTGGGGCCAGGGGCGGTTGAAGTCGGCGCGCATCACAGCGCGGCGCGATGGCCGCTGCATGCTGCGCACCGCCGCGCCGGTGCGGGTGGCTGGCGTAAAGGCCGCCAGCCGCCGCGATGCCCTCGGCTATACCACCACGTTCAACGCGGTGCGGGGGAAGGTTTATGCCGTAATTCCTGCGCGTTGAACGCGGCGGCCGGTGTGGCCGGCGTGGCTGCACTGGTACGCATGTGATAGCATTAATGTTTCCATGCGGCACTATTGTGCTGCCATCCAACGCCGAGGGGCCTGTCTTGATCGCACTACACACCATCACCACCCGCATGCTGCCACTCGGCGTGGCATTGGCCCTGGCAGCATGCGGCGGGGGCGGCGGCGAGAAATCGGCAGCTTCCACGCCCGATCCGGTGCAAGTGCAGCTGCCGCCGGTGGTGGCCGTGCCAGCTCCGATCGTCAGCGATCCGGGCCAGCCAGGCGTGGTCGTCAAGCCGGCCGGCGCCACGTCGTCGTCCGTGGAAAATCCGGCCATGTCGGCCTTTCAAGCCATCGACGGCAGTGCGACCACGCGCTGGTCCAGCACCGCCGTCGATAACGCGTACATCCAGTTCGATTTCGGCGCCAGCACCGCCATCGGCTACATGAAACTGCTGTGGGAAGATTCGTACGCCAAACAGTACGCCGTGCAGGTGTCCGACGATGGCCAGAACTGGTCGCAGTTGCGCTACGTGTCCGACGGCCGCGGCGGCGCCGAGGAATTTTTCAACCTGGGTGCGCGGGCGCGCTATCTGCGCGTGCAGGGCGTGGAACGCGCCACGCAGTACGGTTACTCGCTGTTCGAAGTGGAGTTCAAGTCGCCCGGCAATGACAACACCCTGCCCACGGCCACGACTTCTGCGCTGCGCTATCCCGCCAGCGGCGCCGGCTGGACGCCGCTGCCCGCGAGCGCCGACCCGCTCGAGACGCTGCAGTTCACCCTGGCCGACGGCACGCTGGTCACGCGTTTCGGCGCGCGCGGGCTGGCGCGCCACGGGCGCGAACGGGGCGAGGACTGGAACGAAATCGGCTACGGCCCCAATGAGACCGTGGATCCGGCCACCGGCCTGCCGGTGGACAAGGGCCCGGGCAACTACCTCACTTTCGTGCCGCAGTATTTCAAGAACCGCACCTGGGGCGTGGAGATCATCGACAACAGCCGCGTGGCCGGCGTGGCCAAGCCCACTTTGATCGTCAACCAGTACACCACCGTCGATTTCCTGCCAGGCGGGGTGGCCTTTTTCCGCGGCTTCGATCGGCCGGGCGTGACCGGCTACGGCTGGATGGCGCCCGGCGAACTGGTGGACCGCGATGTCGCCGTCTGCAAACCCACGCCCTATCCGGCCAATGGCAAGCTGGCTACCGCCACCGGCATCAACGGCGCCTGCACCTTGCAGGTCAAGGACTACCCGGGCCACGGCGGCCTCGATGCCGCCGGCATGCCGAACAATGTCCACGTGCCGGCGCGCGCGCTGGCCGTGGGCGATGCGATCGAGGTGTCGCCGTCGATGTTTTCCACTTCGGCCGCCATGGGCGCCATTGGCGACACCGGCGGCATCCGTTACTACTCGGCGGAGTGGATATACGTGGTGGGCGCCGGCTTGCAGCCGTGGTATGGCGTGCAGCCCCGTTTGAACTCGGTGCCGCTGCCGGCGGCCACGCTGGCCGGCGGCCTCGGTTCGGTGTCCTACAACTACAGCGACAACGGCCTGTTCATGTTCCAGCAGCCGCACAACCACACCGGCATGCAGAACATGCAGCGCTTCGTGGAAGGCCGGCGCCTGGTGCACACCAGTTTTACCACCGGTGAACACAACGAGCCTGGCAACGACCGCTATGCAGCGGCGGTGGGCCTGCAGGGCCAGCGCTTCAACCAGTCGGCCTGCATCGCGTGCCACGTCAACAACGGCCGCAGCCCGGCGCCTGCCGCCATCAACCAGCGCCTGGACACGATGTCAGTGCGGGTAGCCGCCATCGACGCCAACGGCGTGCAGTCGCCGCATCCGCAGTACGGCGCGGCGGTGCAGATGAACGGCGTGTCCGCTACCGGCGCGCGCCAGAACTGGGGCAGCGGCGTGCGCGTGGCGGCGTTCGATTCGCGCCAGGTCACGCTGGCCGACGGCACCGTGGTCGAGCTGCGCAAGCCCGCCATCGCCTTCGACGGCGCCACCCCGGCGGCGGTATCGCTGCGCGCGGCCCAGCCAATGATGGGCACCGGTCTGCTCGAGGCGATCCCGGAAGCGGAGATCCTGTCGCGCGTGCGTTCTTCCCCGGACGCCGACGGCGTCATCGGCGTGGCCAACTTCGTGTTCGATCCGGAGTCAGGCGCGGTGCGCCTGGGCCGCTTCGGCTGGAAGGCGTCCAAGGCCAGCCTGCGCCATCAAACCGCGTCGGCGCTGCTGGCCGACATGGCGGTCACGTCGCCCGTCTATCGCAACCGGTCGTGCCACACCGATCCCGCCGGCTGCGGCGCGGCGGCTGCGCAGCCGGGCATTACCGAAGCCGACCTGCAACTGATCACCCGGTACCTGGCGCTGGTGGCGGTGCCGGCCCAGCGCAGCATGCCAAGCGGCTTCCCCAAGGGCGTGGCTCCCCTCGACGAACACCGCGTGGATGCCGCCCAGGTGGCGGCCGGCGCGCGGCTGTTCGACGGCATGCGCTGCGTGGCCTGCCACACGGCGCAAATGACCACCGGCAGCGGCCACCTGCTCGCGGAGCTGCGCAACCAGGCCATCGCGCCGTATTCCGACCTGCTGCTGCACGACATGGGCGCCGGCCTGGCCGACAACCTGGTGGAAGGACAGGCCAAGGGCAATATGTGGCGTACCGCGCCGCTGTGGGGCATCGGCTATACCGACAAGGTGATGGGCAGCGCCGGCAGCGTCGGCTACCTGCATGACGGCCGCGCACGCAACCTGACCGAGGCGATTCTATGGCACGACGGCGAAGCGGCGCGGGCGCGGCAGCGCTTCGAGCAACTGTCCCGGACCGACCGCGACGCCGTGCTGGCGTTTTTGAAGTCGCTGTAAGCAGGGCTGCGGCACTGCCCATATGAGCGCAGCCGCACAGTGGCAGATTGCGGTCCGCAGTATGGTGCTCCTAAAAACAGGAGGAGCACATGATTTTCTGGACCATAGTGGTATTGCTGATCGGCGTACCCGCCGTGATCCTGGGCGTGCCGGCACTGCGCCGAAGCCTGGTCACGCCGCATATTTTCGCGCTGTTCAAGCGCATCCTGCCCGCCATGTCCGACACCGAACGCGATGCGCTCGAAGCCGGCACCACCTGGTGGGATGCCGACCTGTTCTCGGGCCGTCCGGATTGGGACAAGCTGATGAAACTGCCCAAGCCCACGCTCACCGCCGAAGAGCAGTCGTTCCTCGACGTGGAAGTGCGCCACCTGTGCGAACTGGTGGACGACTGGGAATCGACGCAAGTGTGGCAAGGCATCCCCGGCCCGGCCTGGCAATATGCGCGCGACAAGGGCTTTCTCGGCATGATCATCCCCAAGGAATACGGCGGCAAAGCCTTCTCCGCGTACATGCACTCGCAGGTGGTGATGCAGCTGTCCACCCGTTCGTCGGCGCTGGCCGTGCAGGTGATGGTGCCCAACTCGCTGGGACCGGCCGAACTGCTGCTCCACTACGGTACCGAAGACCAGAAAAACTACTATCTGCCACGCCTGGCCGCCGGCAAGGAAATCCCGTGCTTTGCGCTCACCAGCCCCTACGCGGGGTCCGATGCTGCCGCCATTCCCGACACCGGCGTGGTCTGCATGGGCACCCATGAAGGCCGCGAGACGCTGGGCCTGCGCATCACCTGGAACAAGCGCTACATTACGCTGGGGCCCATCGCCACCCTGCTTGGCCTGGCATTCCGCGTGGTCGATCCTGATCGCCTGCTGCCTCCCGGGACCGACACCGGCATCACCTGCGCGCTGATACCCACGACCCACGAGGGCGTGGTGATCGGCCGCCGCCATTGGCCGCTGGGCGCCGTGTTCCAGAACGGCCCTACCAGCGGCAAGGACGTGTTCATTCCGATGGACTGGATCATCGGCGGGCCACAGCAGATCGGCAAGGGCTGGCGCATGCTGATGGAGTGCCTGGCCGCCGGCCGCGCGATTTCCCTGCCATCGACCAGCGTGGGCACCGCCAAGCTGGCCGTGCGCGGCACCAGCGCCTATTGCGCGATCCGGCGCCAGTTCAAGACGCCGATCGGCAAGTTCGAGGGCGTGCAGGAGGCGCTGGCCCGCATGGGCGGCAACCTGTACATGATGGACGCTACCCGCAAGCTGTCCGCGCTGGCCGTGGACCTCGGTGAAAAGCCGGCCGTGATCTCGGCCATCGCCAAGTACCACGTGACCGAACGCGGACGTGCGGTGGTCAACGACGGCATGGACATCCTGGGCGGCAAGGGCATCTGCATGGGCCCCAGCAATTTCCTCGGCCGCGCCTACCAGCAGATCCCGATTGCCATCACGGTGGAAGGCGCCAACATTCTCACCCGCTGCCTGATCATCTTCGGCCAGGGCGCCATTCGCGCCCATCCCTACGTGCTGCGCGAAATGCACGCCACGGCCGACAAGGACCAGCGCCGCGCCGAACTGGAATTCGACGACGCCTTTTTCGGCCACGTGCGCTTCGTGTGCGCCAATGCCGCGCGCGGCCTGTGGTACGCGCTCACCGGCGCCAGTTCCGCGCCCGTGCCCGAGCAGGCCGATCCCGCCATGGCCGGCTACTACCGCGCCGTCGGCCGCATGTCCACAGCCTTTGCGCTGCTGACCGACACCTCGATGTTCGTGCTGGGCGGAGAACTCAAGCGCCGCGAGCGCATTTCCGCCCGCCTCGGCGATGCGCTGTCGATGCTGTACCTGGTCAGCGCCACGCTCAAGCGCTTCGAGGACGATGGCCGCCAGGCCGACGATGCGCCATACGTCCACTGGTCGGTGCAGGATGCGCTGCACAAGGCGCAACTGGCGCTGGCCGGGGTGCTCGACAACTTCCCCAACCGCTTCATCGCCGGCGCCGTGCGCGTGCTGCTGTTCCCGTTCGGGATGCCGTACGCGGAACCGAACGACGACCTGGGCGGCAACGTGGCGCGCGCCATGCAGACGGCAGGCCCGAGCCGCGAACGCCTGCTGGCCGACGGCTTCCTGGCCGACGACCTGCGCGACCCGGTGGCCTGCGGCGAGCTGGCTTTCGCCCTGCTGCCGCAGGTGGACGCCATCGAGCATCGCTTGAAACCCGCCGTGCGCGCTGGCCAGCTCGAAGCGATGCCGCAAACCCTGCCGCTGCTGGACCAGTGGAGCGCACATGCGGTGTCGCTTGGCCTGCTCACGCCGGAGGAACGCCGCACGCTGGCCGACTTCGCCCGCTTTACCGACCTGTCGGTGCACGTCGATGACTTCTCGCCCGACCTCAACGCGGCCGTCGATGCCGAGCAGCGCCGCCGCATGACGGCGCCGGCCATCGTCCTGGAGGTGTGACACTACGGTGTGAACCTGGTTGTACGCCATCTACTCACGAAAGTGATTAGATGGCGCGAAGCGTTGACACTCTCAATCAGACTATCGATACTCCAACGATCATGGCGTGCTTTGCGGGGCTAACCGAATGCGGTACAGTCTACGCGTCGCGCCTCTGCGCGATACCCCATATCGTTGTACCACTTGCCTCACTCGTATTGAAGGACTGGTAAATACATGAAACTACGTCAGCAGCTGTTCGTCCCCGCAATCCTGTTCTCCGCCCTGGCCAGCGCCGGCATCGTCAACGCCGCCGAGCGCCTGACTGTCACCGTTACCCACACGCTGGACCAGGCCCGCCCCTCGGAAACCATCACCATCCCCTGGACCGAAATCAATCGCGCCCTGCCTGGCGCGCTGCTGCAGAAGATCGCCGTCAAGGACGCGGCCGGCAAGGTGCTGCCATACCAGGTGACCAACGTGGCGCCGCAGGCCAAGGATCCGAAGAACGAAGGCATCGCCTACGGCGAGCTGATTTTCCAGCATGACTTCGCCCCGGGCGAAAAGAAGGCCACCTTCACGGTCGAGAAAATCGACACCGTGGCGCCGGTCTTCCCGAGCAAGGTGTCGGCCCGCTACATCCAGGAACGTCTCGACGATTTCGCCTGGGAGAACGACAAGGTGGCGCACCGCACCTACGGTCCCGCGCTGGCGGCGCCTGCCGCAGAAGGCAGCGGCAAAGAGGTGCTGGTCACCAGCGGCATGGACATCTGGTTCAAGCGCGTACCGTACCCGATCGTCGATCGCTGGTACAACAAGGGCCACGACCATTACCATGACGACGAAGGCGAAGGCATGGACATGTACAACGTCGGCAAGTCGCGCGGCGCCGGCGGCGCCGGCATCTGGGACGGCAAGACCCTGTACACGGGCGTGAACTACGCCGGCTGGAAAGTGATCGCCAATGGCCCGATCCGCGCCATCTTCGAGCTGTCGTACGACGCCTGGGATGCCGGCGGCGCCAAGGTCTCGGAAGTGAAGCGCTTCACCGTCGATGCCGGCCACTATTTCGACCAGATCGACAGCACCTTCAACTTCACCGGCCCGCAGCAGCTCACCGCCGCCATCGGCCTGAACAAGACCCCGGCTGACAAGGGCCAGGACGCCAAGGTGCAGCCGATCACGCAACCGGCCGACCGCGCGCTGCTGCAATGGGTGGAGCAGAAATCGAACGGCGCCTTCGGCACCGCCATCATCGTGCCGACCGCCGGCGAAAAGGACTACGCCGAAGACAAGCTCAATGCGCTGATCACCGCGAAAATCGTTTCCGGCCAGCCGCTGCGCTACTACGTGGGCGCCGGCTGGACCCGCGCCGGCGACTTCGCCAAACGCGAAGACTGGACCAAGTACGTCTCGGCCCAGGCTGCGCGCGTGCGCGCACCGGTCACCGTCGCGCTGTCAGTCACCAAGTAATATGAAACCTCACCGACAGGGCACTCCTTCCCTGCCGGTGGCGCGCCGGGTCTCCTCGGCGCTGCTGCTGGCAGGGTTTTCCACACTCGCCATCCTCGGCCCGTGCCACGCCCATGCGGCAGAGTCCTGGCACTTCAGCTTTGGCGCAGCCAGGGACGGCTACACCACGGTGGATGCCGGCATGGCGTACGATGCGAAACGCGGCTTCGGCTTCGAACCGGGCGCGGAAGTGCGCACCGCCGGGTACCTGGTCGCAACCAAACCGTCGTATTTCACCGCCGACGTCCCCGAGGGGAACTACAACGTTACCGTCAAACTGGGCGCGGCCGGTACGGCTTCCAACACCACCATCAAGTCCGAACTGCGGCGCCTGATGCTCGAGAATGTGAGCACGGCCAGCGGCGCGACGGAAACCCGCACCTTCACCGTCAACGTGCGCACGCCGCGCATCAAGGCCGTGCCGGGCGTGGCGGCGGGCGTGGTGGACCTCAAGGTGCCGCGCGAAACGGTATCCGAAGCGCGCGCCTGGGACCAGCGCCTCACGCTTGAGATCAACGGCAGCAACCCGGTGATTCAGTCGATCGACATCGTGCCGGTGACCGCGCCAACCATCTTCCTGCTGGGCGACTCCACCGTGTCCGACCAGCCGGGCGAACCGTTCAACAGCTGGGGCCAGATGCTGCCGCGCTTTTTCAAGCCCGGTATCGCGGTCGCCAACCTGGCGCAGTCGGGTGAAACCTACCGCGACTCGCTGTCGCGCCGGCGCCTGGACAAGGTCCTGAGCATGATGCGCCCCGGCGACACGGTCCTGATGCAGTTCGGCCATAACGACCAGAAGCAGATCAAGGACAACAAGGGCGGCCCCTTCACCACGTACAAGGACGAAATCCGCCAGCACGTGGAAGCGATCCGCAAGCACGGCGGCATCCCCGTCATCATTTCGTCGATGGAGCGCCGCCGTTTTGACGACGCCGGCAAGCCGCAGGAAACCCTGACCGACTACGCCACCGCCGCGCGCCAGTCGGCCAAAGAACTGGGCACCGCATTCATCGACCTGCACGCCATGAGTTTGCCGCTGTACGCGGCGCTGGGCGTGGAAGGTTCCAAGCTGGCCTTCGCCGAACCGCAGCCGGGCAAGCTCGATAACACCCACCACAATCCCTACGGCAGCTACGAGCTGGCGCAGGCGGTGGCCACCGGCTTGCGCCAGGCCGGCGTGCCGGCAGCGCAGTGGATCGCTGACGGCTACGGCAATTTCGATCCGTCGCATCCCGATCCGGTAGCGAAATTCGCCGTGCCAGTCAGCCCCACTTTCACCAATGAGCGTCCGCTGGGCGACGAAGGCAACCGCTGATGATGGGAACTCCGAAAAGCCGCAATTTCCTTTTCAACGTGCGCCAGCTGGCCGCTGGTGCGATGCTGGCTGCGGCCAGCATCGCCGCCCAGGCGGCAGACAATTACCTGTTCGCCTATTTCACCGAAAACGGCCAGGACGGTCTGCATTTCGCCCGCAGCACCGACGGCTACATGTGGGACAAGGTGGCCGGTGGCCGCAGCTTCCTCACGCCCGTCGTTGGCAATTCAAAGCTGATGCGCGACCCGTGCATCGTGCGCGGCCCCGACGGCACTTTCCACATGGTGTGGACGTCGGGCTGGAACGAGAACAATATCGGCTATGCGTCCTCGAAAGATCTGGTCAACTGGTCGCCGCAGCAGCAGGTGCCGGTGATGGCGCACGAACCAGGTTCGCTCAACGCCTGGGCGCCGGAAATCGTCTACGACGACAGGCGCGGCGAGTTCCTGATCTTCTGGGCCTCCACCATCCCAGGCCGCTTCCCGGCCACCGACGGCTCGTCGGAAGACAAGTACAACCACCGCATGTACGCAACCACCACGCGCGATTTTAAAACGTACACGCCGACCAAACTGTTTTATGATCCCGGCTTCTCGGTGATCGACGCCACCTTCGTCAACTTCAAAGGCAAGAACCACCTGCTGGTGAAGGACGAAACCCGCAACCCGCCGAAGAAGCACCTGCAAGTGGCCGACGCGCCCGATCTGCAAGGCCCGTTCGGCAAGCTGGGCGCGCCGATCACGCCGCCCAAGCTGTGGGTGGAAGGCCCGACCGCGCTGCAGATCGGCGACGACGTGGTGCTGTACTACGACGCCTACATCACCAAGCACTACGGCGCCATGCGCTCGCGCGACCTGGTGCACTGGGAAGACGTGTCGGACAAGATGCAGTTCCCCGACGAAGGCACGAAAAAGCGCATGCGGCACGGTACCGTGATTGCCGTGCCGGAGGAAGTCGTGGCAGGGCTGGAGAAGTAACCAGGGTCATCCCCGCGCAAGCGGGGAATCGCGCTGGCACCAGCGATTACTTCAAATACTTCGCCAGCGGCTTGCCTGGCAAACCATTAAAGGCATCGACCACCCGCGCCGCATTGAACTGGGCACCGGCTTCGTTGGTGTGCGTGCGCGCGTCCGAGAAATAGGTATCGACCACTTGCGCGCCCTGCTTGCGGTAGGCGTCGCTCACCACCATCGTCAGATCCGCAAACAGTGCGCCGCCCTTGGCAGCCACTTCCTGGTCCCACTGGGCGAAGCTGGCGAAGTCGCGGGCGTTTTCCCACACGTCGCGGTGCGGCACCGGCGACAGCAGGATCACGGTTGCGCCCTTGGCCCTGGCATCGGCCACGTAGCGCGCCATGTACCAGCCGAAGGTGTGGACTTGCTCTTTGCTGCCATCGGCCTTGGTGTCTTCAACGGTCTCGGGGCCGGTGCCTGGCACCGAAGCGCGGTTCTTGTTGGCGGGGTCGCCGATGCGGCCGCCGTCGTTGTGGCCGAACTGGATCGCCACGAAGTCGCCCGCCTTCATCTGCTCGAGCACCCGGGCCCAGCGGCCTTCGGTGAAGAAGGTACGGCTGCTGCGGCCACCGATGGCGTGGTTGACGACATTGATCTTGTTGGTGTCGAAGTGGGTGGCGATGCGTTCGCCCCAGCCGATGGCGCCGCCGGCGCCGCCGCTCTTGACGGTGGAGTCGCCGACCAGGAACAGATTGGGCAGCGCCGGATCGCGCGGCTGCACGCCGGCGACCTTGGCGCCGTCCACCACGGGACGGTCATCCTCGGCCGCCGGGACAGCTCGGCCGGCGTCGTTCAACGCGTTCAAGGCCCCCCCGGCCAACGGCGGCCGCAGCGCCTTCAGGCCCGCCACCACTACCCTGGCATTGAATTCGGCGCCCGCCATATTGGTGTGCGTGCGTTCCTCAGGCGGGAACATCAGGTTGGCCTTGTCGCGGCCCATGGCGTCGTAGTACTTCGCGATGGTCTCGTTCAGATCGATG
This is a stretch of genomic DNA from Duganella zoogloeoides. It encodes these proteins:
- a CDS encoding rhamnogalacturonan acetylesterase, whose protein sequence is MNKYLASFFLMLCCAAGVNSSAIAQAPANTDPRNAKVTLPDPANPKLPSLIMIGDSTVRNGHDDGQGKGAAGQWGWGNPIAAYFDPAKINIVNRAVGGLSSRTYMSSGHWERTLPLIKAGDVVLIQFGHNDSGPVNDTVRARGTIKGTGEESEAINNLITKQDEVVHTYGWYLRSYVAQIKARGATPVICSPIPRNNWGTDGKVARAADSYGSWAKQVAAQEKVGFIDLNETIAKYYDAMGRDKANLMFPPEERTHTNMAGAEFNARVVVAGLKALRPPLAGGALNALNDAGRAVPAAEDDRPVVDGAKVAGVQPRDPALPNLFLVGDSTVKSGGAGGAIGWGERIATHFDTNKINVVNHAIGGRSSRTFFTEGRWARVLEQMKAGDFVAIQFGHNDGGRIGDPANKNRASVPGTGPETVEDTKADGSKEQVHTFGWYMARYVADARAKGATVILLSPVPHRDVWENARDFASFAQWDQEVAAKGGALFADLTMVVSDAYRKQGAQVVDTYFSDARTHTNEAGAQFNAARVVDAFNGLPGKPLAKYLK